The genomic segment GTGCTGTATGAAAGAAATACATGCAGTCAGCAGGCTGCACTTTGATGGGGAAAGACAGTATGCAATCTCAGCTTCACCCCAAAATGAGTTGTTCCGATGCAGACTCAATAGTCAAGAATTAAAGTAAAATGTTTCAACATGGAAAAAAATGTATCAGAGAAATTAACCTCCATCAAGATCTTGTGAACAAGATTTTGGTTGATGAAGTGATCTGAGACTCTTGGTGACAGATAGGTAGTAAAGGCAACACACAGGATCTGATTGCAGTTTGTTACCTATGTGTGCCAAAGGAGGCCATTCAAATCCATCTTAGGTGCGCTTGCTAAGCTACCTGTACACTAACATCTTGTCTTTATCATTCACTTTTCAAGCATGGAACCTGAATACTTTCCTGGAAACACTGACTCGGCATTGAAGCATTGATGACCTCCCCCTGCAGTAGATTTAATGCAGAGGGAAACTTGCCAGCATCCCCAAACTGTTCACAGTGAACACAGGTGAaatgtcctttgacttccacatttttttttttttggtttttcgagacagggtttctctgtgtagctttgtacctttcctggaactcacttggtagcccaggctggcctcgaactcacagagatccgcctggctctacctcccgagtgctgggattaaaggcgtgcaccaccaccgctcggctgaCTTCCACATTCTTGTCTTGGTTCCTGATTAACTTTCTTAtatcttattttgatttttaccaCAGAAATATCAACACTGAAAGCAACTTTTATTGCCTTCTTAAGGCTACAATTTACTAAATTCATTTGCAGTTTAATCTCCTGAGTTCTTAGAGGACATGGATTTTTAAGAGATTGAAATGAAGGGTCAAAATTTTCACTTTGACATCTACTGCAAGGCATGAATGAAAAGAATATTAAATTGACAGCCTCTCATATGCCATAAAGAAGAACATTAATATTTGAAAACTCACTGTGTCCTCTATCACCCAGGATCTCACAGCTCAGAGAGAGGCACAGACATACAAAAGACCATGTGTGCATGACAAACGTTGTAGCAGGACCATATGAAGAGTTTCATACCATGCATTCATGGCAAGTGTTATAGCAGGACCATATGAAGAGTTTCATACCGTGCATTCatggcaagcatgaagactttcatctagaaaagagaaaacaactcttcccggGAAGGCCAGGGATGGATTTACTagttgaattttttaaagaagttaaatATATTTGAGAAATAGTAATTTTCAATAAGAAATTTGTTGCATTCTCCCTCAAATTGATTCTGAACTTTTCTTGGTCCTTTGCAACAGACGCTGCTGACCGTGGGAGGCTTCCAGGGTTGGCACACTGGCAGCACCTGGAGCAGAAGGAAGCAGATGAGTGCTCAGAGGGTGAACTTATGATACTAGCCTTGTTAGTCCTGGGTCTTGATCCGTAGGAATACTCCACCTtctagaaagagaagaggaacaaccaaaaccagcaacaacaacaacaacagcaaaaaagcaGAAACATGAGTGCTACACTTTACACATTCTGTTTTATCTCTTTATTATTAACTCTTGGAGGGCAGTGATGGAGGTTGATTCTAGAAAATTGCATGTGCTAGATAAATGCTCCATTTGTCAGCCACACCCCCCAGGTCCACGTTAGATCCTAAATACAGTCTCCATGTTAGTACATTTGGATACTAACCTCAAGCTGTGAGGGAGGTGATGGATACCTGGGCTCTAACTTTAGACAAGGAAGCCTAGCCAATGTTGCCAGAGGGATTCTTGCAAATTCTTGAGTGGTAAGAATAAAATTAGAGAACATCTAAAATGAGAGTTCAAACACAACCCACTCGTTCCTAACCTAGTGATTTCCTGTCTAAAGGAGAAACAGTACGGGAAAAGTGGAATTGGGCAATAAAGTAGAGAATGCGATGCATAATTCTGGAGTGTTTAGGGAATTGTGGGGGATGTTTTAACACATACTGCTCATAGGAGGCTCTGCGTGAATGTCCACTCTTTGCTCAAGTGAAAGGCAATGAAGACTTTCAATACCAGCTTAGGGGAGGACTTCATATTGGTAGGTTTCTCAGATTTTCCCCAACTGGaagttttcctctttgtttttattctagtCTTCTATTTGCTGACTCTCTTCGGCAACACCACCATCATTGTTCTGTCACGGCTGGACCTCAGactgcacacacccatgtacttcttcctctcccATCTTTCTTTTCTGGATCTCTGCTATACCACAAGCACCGTGCCGCAGCTTCTCATTAACCTCTGTGGGTTTGACAGGACCATCAGCTATGGAGGGTGTGTGGCTCAGCTCCTCATTTTCCTTGCCTTGGTCTCCACAGAGTGTCTGCTCTTGGGGGTCATGGCCTTTGACCGCTATGCTGCTGTGTGCCGTCCACTGCACTACACCACCATCATGCACCCTCAGCTGTGTCAGACACTGGCCATCTCCTCCTGGGTGGCTGGCCTTGTGAACTCGGTGATCCAGACAGGACTTGTTATGGCCATGCCCCTCTGTAGCCATCGGCTGAATCACTTCTTCTGTGAGATGCCCATATTCCTGAAGTTGGCTTGTGAAGACATTAACGGAACAGAGGCCAAGATGTTTGTGGCTCGAACAATCATCTTGATATTCCCTGCAGCGCTGATTTTAGGCTCCTATGGACACATTGCCAGGGCAATTCTGAGAATCAAGTCAATGGCTGGACGCAGAAAGGCTTTTGGAACTTGTGGGTCCCATCTCATTGTGGTCTCTCTGTTTTATGGCTCGGGCATATACACGTACCTCCAACCCATCCACCGATATTCAGAGAATGAGGGAAAATTCGTTGCTGTTTTTTATACTATTCTCACCCCCATTCTCAACCCTTTAATATACACTCTGAGGAACAAAGATGTGAAGGGAGCTCTGTGGAAGGTGCTTGGGAAAAGCACAGATTTGGTGTAAGAGGGGGAAGCAGGACACGTATAATTCTCTGTGATATCACTCATAATCTGAAACCCACCTTTGAGGGTTACTAGCAACAAACAGTCTTCAAGGTTCCAGGACTATTCTTCCGGGAATCTGGAAGTGGGGAGGGGTTCTTTTGCAATGCTTTCTAGGTTAGTGTATACGGTCCTTGTGCAAAAGGAGATGCTGATCTATATAGCTACTTTCCACAAGAATATTGGGAAGGGCTTGCATTTAAATTGTGCATGGAGAGTAGAGGATCACAGGCATTTCTGAGAGTGAAGTAAGACTTAATATATGACATCACCTTATCCAAAGTGATTGATTTCTGGTGTGATGTCATGTAGATGACCTTTTGCTCAAAGGCATAGGACATGAATTCACCATTGGATTTCCAAATAGTTGCCATGCTAGCTATAGCCTCACACCCCTTAGATTCTGTAACTACATTCCCTAGTAGAAGTTACCCCACTGACCTTCCAATGGCTAATGTTCCATGGAGAGATAAGGAGGTCATGGCCAGTGGTAGAGTTGTAGCTATGAAAGGCAGTGCCGTTAGGATGGTTACACACAAAGAAGCATCATAGTCTCTCCAGCTGCACGAGGAAACTGTGCCAGGAGGCTGAGTGACATGAAGACTTTCACGTAAGAGGAAAGAGAATAGAGAAGacatgagcacacacagaatGATCCATGAGGGGGTGGtatacagaagaagaaaacaaagccagaagGTTCCTGAACAGGCAGATGTAGGAACTTCAAAGAGACAATGGACTCTTGACAGTCTGCCGTTGTCATTTTTCCCATCTATTTAATGccttgttttacatttatttactgtgtgtgtgtgtgtgtgtgtgtgtgtgtgtgtgtgtgtgtagatcagagaacaacttgtaggagtccgTTCTTTTATTGCACTGTGTGGATCCCtgatcatctcaccagcccttttcCCTTTTCCATGTGTTTAAAGATTGGATGTCTATCGAAGTGTATATGTCCTTCTAAATAAGCTTCTAAGTTCCATTCTCAGACATTATTTTGACTCAAGGCAGATCTTAAAACTTTAAGAAGAACATATAGGATACTATGTTATATGGCCTTACCTTGGaggtaatttatattttttcaattaaaaaatacataataagCATCCATAAGAAGGGGAGAGTCCCtaatatttttatagttatttGACTGAGtataatacataaattaataaaagacTAACAAGAGAAAGCCCATAGACATTTTAATAAATTTCTATATACACTGGGATattcataaaacaataaaatcctAAGAAAATTACTATAAAGcaaaatgtttttatatgtttttaaacaaagaataAGTAATACATGAAGGAATTATAAAGCAAATGCATCTCTCAGGTAGGATAGAGATATCTCTAAGAGGCATATTAAGGGTGGGTTTAAGTCTAGTGAAGATAATTGTTATTTCAAATAGCGTATTTATTTGGGTACATTAAAGTCTTATCTTGGACAATCTTGTGGCTAAGGCTATTTCCCCACATTAGGAAAGTGATGTCAACCCCCTCCAAAGGATctctatagtttattttttgtaGGAAAAGACAGTCTAAATGCCTCTttgtgaaattttgttttctctagTGATTTCAGCGTGAAATAAATAAGATTCCTTGTAAGCATTTTTTGGCATAACTCAGCATCAACTCCTTCAATATTTATGAAGCCCATGGCAATATTATAATAGACAGACATCTGTAATGATTAGATCTGAGTAACTGGCATATCTATAACCTCAAACATGTATCATTCCTTTGTATTGTCAGCATTCAAAATCTTCTCTACTCACTATTTTGAAGGATACAATATTGTAAATATAGTTAAGTTTCTATGTAGAGAGATGTTATTTCCACCACCAAACTAAACCCTAGTATCTGTTAAccatcctctctcctttctcccagagATACAATTTGTTGTTGTAGTTGTAATTGTTAAGCTTCAAAACATAAAGAATAGATTAGGATTAGAGACATTAGTgagttttctttctaaataaataaataaagtaaaaaaaaaagctagaaatgAGGACTTACAATGTGCCCAATCAATGTCCTAAAACTCTTTCAGAAAAGTACAAGTATCTTAATATGGTTGAAAAAAATGTAAGCAggtaattaaagaagaaaatgaaatggaaaataaaaccaTGCAAAAAGATGTTCTCATCTCCATATAATCAATGAAATGCAAATTAGCAGGACAATGAGATAATTTCATAGCATCTCATTAGCAGACACAAGAATGTATTTTTGGTGGTTCTGAGCACTGAATTTTTATAACTTGATATGGTAGATACATTAATGCTGAGATACAATCTCACTCCTTAAAGTGCTTTTAAGATGAGGTAAGGAAATACATTAAtttagaatatatgtatatatatatatatatatatatttaaagttctAAGATCTAATTCTCATAATAGCTTCTTAATATTTTTGTCAATGTTTCGATATCTTTTCTATGCACCCTTACATGAGGAGATACACctaatttttattaatgtttacTCTTGCCAATCATTGTATAAATTGTTTTTTCAAATTTGTTCTAGTTTTGGTTAACGTTAATTTTACGTGTTTATTTGGCTCAATATGATATTTCAACACATGAATATAAATGAACTTATAAAATCCTTCTTCCATctactctccccctccactctTAGCCAGTTCTAGTAATCACTAATTTCCATTCAGGTCAATGTTTTTAGCATCAACATATGAGAGAATATGTGACTCTTGT from the Peromyscus eremicus chromosome 8a, PerEre_H2_v1, whole genome shotgun sequence genome contains:
- the LOC131915996 gene encoding olfactory receptor 2Y1-like, giving the protein MKTFNTSLGEDFILVGFSDFPQLEVFLFVFILVFYLLTLFGNTTIIVLSRLDLRLHTPMYFFLSHLSFLDLCYTTSTVPQLLINLCGFDRTISYGGCVAQLLIFLALVSTECLLLGVMAFDRYAAVCRPLHYTTIMHPQLCQTLAISSWVAGLVNSVIQTGLVMAMPLCSHRLNHFFCEMPIFLKLACEDINGTEAKMFVARTIILIFPAALILGSYGHIARAILRIKSMAGRRKAFGTCGSHLIVVSLFYGSGIYTYLQPIHRYSENEGKFVAVFYTILTPILNPLIYTLRNKDVKGALWKVLGKSTDLV